A genomic window from Pecten maximus chromosome 6, xPecMax1.1, whole genome shotgun sequence includes:
- the LOC117329791 gene encoding NEDD4 family-interacting protein 2-like: MDRPIRYQVLTSEEDDVPAQPLAVAMVLPPVEQPPAPPSEEPEHMYGTKLPTYDEATTLPTYEEAERSKAAEAERQQDVEGQNQEDMEHSRHMLRVTSLGTDGMFLCAFVVAFFFNWIGFLFSICVFTTIAGRCGALSGLGLSIVKWVAIVKQNDWASGYAESDSWIWWLLILCGFMIFLRGAIHYAKIKYEWNRLAHNIRSQYFFTL, from the exons ATGGATAGACCAATTAGATATCAAGTT TTGACGAGCGAGGAAGATGATGTACCTGCTCAACCTCTAGCTGTTGCTATGGTGCTGCCCCCAGTGGAACAACCACCAGCGCCACCTAGTGAGGAACCTG AACACATGTATGGCACAAAGCTTCCGACTTATGATGAGGCCACAACTTTACCTACTTATGAGGAGGCAGAGAGATCAAAGGCTGCAGAGGCTGAGCGACAACAGGATGTGGAGGGACAGAACCAGGAG GATATGGAACACAGCAGACATATGCTTAGAGTAACTTCCCTTGGAACAGATGGCATGTTTCTTTGCGCGTTTGTTG TTGCATTCTTTTTTAATTGGATTGGATTCCTATTCTCCATCTGTGTGTTCACCACCATTGCTGGGCGATGTGGTGCCCTCTCGGGACTTGGTCTGTCCATCGTCAAGTGGGTGGCCATTGTGAAG cAAAACGACTGGGCTTCTGGTTATGCAGAGAGCGACTCCTGGATATGGTGGCTTCTTATACTCTGTG GGTTCATGATCTTCCTGAGAGGTGCAATACATTACGCTAAGATCAAGTACGAGTGGAATCGTCTAGCTCACAACATTCGCTCCCAGTATTTCTTTACACTGTGA
- the LOC117329790 gene encoding putative ankyrin repeat protein RF_0381 translates to MASSDGVETGFEPLDCPDFVPEETNNLTPLSLACKQGNVEMVKMLVQEGSDIGAPGNDGKTALHYTCEGGDRIIDGNDDEKTDDFLEILQFLLDSGANVDWKDNMGRTPLFTACEADDLAMVSLLVRHNCDVNIQTVDGDCPIRVTCRNAKFWTHRPGSSNLGQSHPSYFPPIQITKVLLQANADISKATLLPTAVQYKDAELIRELLELGMDINMLDDNQCTPLGAACSSVNVPCNIVKLLLEHGADVNKGGGWRKQKPLIFAYVHNSVEKIRLLLSYGASLTPDEMTELVSLSFSKSILENPEVIGPYSKELMSWRLLLAAGFQPSSQSAQLTYKMQQLNICSSYDKISPWIQSMLYPLYSLKEICRISIRNNIPASIDDNIREMTLPKSLKDFLLFTEFANTETQMK, encoded by the exons ATGGCATCAAGTGATGGAGTTGAGACCGGCTTTGAGCCACTGGACTGTCCAGATTTTGTGCCCGAAGAAACTAATAACCTCACACCACTGAGTCTGGCTTGTAAGCAGGGCAATGTAGAAATGGTGAAAATGTTAGTGCAGGAGGGGTCTGATATAGGTGCTCCAGGAAATGATGGTAAGACTGCACTGCATTACACTTGTGAAGGAGGTGACAGAATAATAGATGGAAATGACGATGAAAAGACGGACGATTTTCTAGAAATTCTACAATTTTTGCTTGACAGTGGTGCTAATGTAGACTGGAAAGACAACATGGGCCGGACACCTTTGTTCACAGCTTGCGAGGCAGATGATTTAGCAATGGTATCATTATTGGTACGACACAACTGTGATGTTAACATTCAGACCGTTGATGGTGACTGTCCAATCAGAGTTACATGTCGTAATGCTAAATTCTGGACGCATCGACCAGGCTCCAGCAATCTTGGCCAAAGCCATCCAAGTTATTTCCCTCCGATACAGATCACAAAG GTATTGCTGCAGGCCAATGCTGATATTTCCAAAGCAACACTGTTGCCAACAGCTGTGCAATACAAAGATGCTGAGCTGATACGAGAACTCTTAGAACTAGGCATGGACATCAACATGCTGGATGATAATCAATGTACACCTCTTGGGGCTGCTTGCTCCTCTGTCAATGTGCCCTGCAACATTGTCAAGCTTCTTCTTGAGCACGGTGCTGATGTCAACAAAGGAGGCGGGTGGAGGAAGCAAAAACCACTCATCTTTGCCTATGTTCACAATTCTGTTGAAAAGATACGGTTGCTTCTGTCGTACGGGGCCTCCCTCACACCAGATGAAATGACGGAACTGGTGTCGTTAAGTTTTTCCAAATCCATTCTTGAAAACCCGGAAGTGATTGGTCCATACAGCAAAGAGTTGATGTCCTGGCGTCTTCTATTGGCTGCTGGGTTTCAGCCTTCGAGTCAGAGTGCACAGCTGACATACAAGATGCAGCAGCTCAATATCTGCAGTAGTTACGATAAGATATCGCCATGGATACAAAGTATGCTTTATCCATTGTATTCCTTGAAGGAGATCTGCCGGATCTCCATCAGAAATAACATACCTGCCAGTATTGATGATAATATCAGGGAAATGACACTACCTAAATCATTGAAAGACTTCCTTTTATTTACCGAATTTGCAAACACAGAGACGCAGATGAAGTAG